The Candidatus Liberimonas magnetica sequence GGTAGAAGGTAGATGGTAGGTCTTTACCGTCTCCCGTTTACCTTCTACCGTCTCCCTTGTTTTTATAATAACACCGAAAGTATTCTAGCTAGCACAAAATCTGCAAAACCTACAAATACCGCTACGATAACGACTAAAACAATAACTATGATTGTAGATGCTATGGCTTCTTTTCGCGATAACCATGTGACTTTGCGGAGTTCGGCATACGCATCCATAAAAAATTGAATTACTTCCTTAAACCATACATTCATAATTTTCCTCTGCTGCTATTAATAATTTTTTAGTGGAACTCTTCTCCCGCCTTGCGGGATCCCGCTATAGCTGGACTTTGAATAATGTGACATACCACCATCATTAACATTCATGAGCCTTCACAT is a genomic window containing:
- the secE gene encoding preprotein translocase subunit SecE, whose translation is MNVWFKEVIQFFMDAYAELRKVTWLSRKEAIASTIIVIVLVVIVAVFVGFADFVLARILSVLL